The following proteins come from a genomic window of Macrobrachium rosenbergii isolate ZJJX-2024 chromosome 37, ASM4041242v1, whole genome shotgun sequence:
- the LOC136825335 gene encoding phosphatidylinositol transfer protein alpha isoform-like isoform X3, with amino-acid sequence MKKNFFICIETLHAGDMGTMENAHELTGDKLKMREVVTIDISNDPVKPSDYKADEDPTKFKSEKTGRGPLQGPQWWKKCDPVMTCYKLVTCEFKWFGLQSRIEKFIQDVERRLFTNFHRQVFCWMDRWHGMTMDDIRRLEDKTKEELDQQRQVGDVRGMRGE; translated from the exons atgaagaaaaactttttcATATGCATTGAAACTCTACACGCAGGTGACATGGGAACCATGGAGAAT GCCCACGAGCTCACCGGTGACAAACTAAAGATGCGAGAGGTTGTTACTATTGACATTTCGAATGACCCTGTCAAACCATCTGACTATAAAGCCGATGAAGATCCTACTAAGTTTAAATCTGAAAAAACTGGCCGAGGTCCTCTCCAAGGCCCGCAGTGGTGGAAAAAG tgtGATCCTGTGATGACTTGTTATAAACTTGTAACCTGTGAGTTTAAATGGTTTGGATTGCAAAGCCGCATAGAAAAATTCATCCAGGACGTGGAGCGTAGACTATTCACTAATTTCCATAG GCAAGTATTTTGTTGGATGGACCGTTGGCACGGCATGACAATGGATGACATTCGAAGGTTGGAAGACAAAACCAAAGAGGAACTAGATCAG caaAGACAGGTTGGTGATGTTCGAGGTATGCGGGGTGAGTAA